The following coding sequences lie in one Microcoleus sp. bin38.metabat.b11b12b14.051 genomic window:
- a CDS encoding element excision factor XisH family protein, translated as MPAKDIYHDTVCTALIKDGWTITHDPLILKIGARSVFVDLGAQKLIAAERGSEKIAIEIKSFLGPSPIHDLENAWGQFFMYARTLQRREPDRRLYLAVNRNTFEKLFKEEAGQLLLKEPGFRMIVFDSNTEEIIQWQPQINP; from the coding sequence ATGCCAGCCAAAGACATTTATCACGATACTGTCTGCACCGCCCTCATCAAAGATGGCTGGACAATCACTCATGACCCACTTATTCTCAAAATTGGTGCCCGATCAGTTTTTGTCGATTTGGGAGCCCAGAAACTAATTGCGGCTGAGCGAGGGTCGGAAAAAATTGCGATCGAGATCAAAAGCTTTCTGGGCCCTTCGCCCATTCATGACCTCGAAAATGCTTGGGGGCAGTTCTTTATGTACGCCCGAACGCTGCAAAGACGAGAGCCGGATCGTCGTCTTTACCTCGCGGTTAATCGCAACACTTTTGAGAAGTTGTTTAAAGAAGAAGCTGGGCAATTGCTGCTAAAAGAACCAGGTTTTCGGATGATAGTTTTTGACTCAAACACGGAGGAGATTATCCAATGGCAACCGCAAATCAACCCGTAG
- a CDS encoding XisI protein, translating to MATANQPVDQWRETLEKILQYYANLPYTYGDVITYLVVSRDRNHFMLIHEGWENHLRVHGTVVHAEIRNDKIWIHYDGIEDGITDELVAAGVPKDCIVLAFHPPEVREYTGYARA from the coding sequence ATGGCAACCGCAAATCAACCCGTAGACCAATGGCGTGAAACGTTGGAGAAAATTCTCCAATATTATGCGAATCTTCCTTACACTTATGGGGATGTGATTACGTATTTGGTTGTCAGCCGCGATCGCAATCATTTTATGCTGATACATGAAGGCTGGGAAAATCATCTGCGAGTTCATGGTACTGTGGTTCACGCCGAAATCCGCAATGACAAAATTTGGATTCACTATGATGGCATTGAAGATGGCATCACTGACGAACTCGTCGCTGCTGGTGTGCCCAAAGACTGTATTGTTCTGGCTTTCCATCCACCGGAAGTCCGAGAGTATACTGGATATGCTCGCGCATAG
- a CDS encoding vanadium-dependent haloperoxidase produces the protein MSSLYPSQKSFFNLKHTQAGLGGNGLQEGHEFGLLVAQKILEKRQDDPSAGDDGYAASVARGAHRPDPDNSDQGFHAPFYGAQSRGFAVTNRYELDAPPQLGSPEYINALRQVRGKGIAPELMGTLPTDISPRTANETLIGIYWGYDGAVELGTPPRLYNQIVRAVAIAQENTVDQNARLFALVNAAMGDAGILAWDQKYIHDLWRPVVGIREHDPSLGPTATGNNVLSEDADPFWLPLGAPNTNSTRKNGTPPFPAYPSGHATFGAAALHITRRFYGVTSHSDDTLFDGITFVSDELNGISRDNKGTVRPKHVRSFPGGLWQMIIQNGLSRVFLGVHWVFDAFAPDCTGNPDLGQNIGGIPLGLQIADDIYDSGLNLSTVGPRN, from the coding sequence TTGTCTAGCTTGTATCCCAGTCAAAAATCCTTTTTTAATCTGAAACATACTCAAGCAGGTTTAGGAGGAAACGGCCTACAAGAAGGTCATGAATTTGGTCTTTTGGTAGCTCAAAAAATCTTGGAGAAGCGGCAGGATGATCCTAGCGCTGGCGATGATGGCTATGCTGCATCAGTGGCGCGTGGCGCACACCGTCCCGATCCAGATAATAGCGATCAAGGTTTTCATGCGCCCTTCTATGGCGCACAATCAAGAGGTTTTGCTGTCACTAACCGTTATGAGTTAGATGCTCCACCTCAGCTAGGGAGTCCTGAGTATATCAACGCCCTGAGACAGGTGCGCGGGAAAGGGATTGCACCTGAATTGATGGGAACTTTGCCTACAGATATTTCTCCTCGAACTGCAAATGAAACACTCATCGGCATCTACTGGGGTTATGATGGCGCTGTTGAGTTAGGGACACCCCCTCGGTTGTACAACCAGATTGTCCGTGCCGTGGCGATCGCTCAGGAGAATACTGTCGATCAAAATGCTCGTCTTTTTGCGCTAGTGAATGCTGCAATGGGAGATGCGGGTATTTTAGCCTGGGATCAGAAATACATTCACGATTTATGGCGACCTGTCGTCGGCATTCGGGAACACGATCCCTCATTAGGCCCAACCGCTACTGGTAATAACGTCCTCTCTGAGGATGCTGACCCCTTTTGGTTACCACTAGGGGCACCGAATACGAATTCCACCCGGAAAAACGGTACGCCACCTTTTCCAGCCTATCCTTCTGGACACGCTACGTTCGGTGCAGCCGCGCTGCATATTACCCGACGGTTTTATGGCGTAACTAGCCACAGCGATGACACCTTGTTTGATGGGATTACCTTCGTCTCTGATGAGTTGAATGGCATTAGCCGAGACAATAAGGGAACTGTGCGACCCAAACACGTTCGCAGTTTCCCTGGTGGGCTGTGGCAAATGATTATCCAAAATGGTCTCAGTCGTGTCTTTTTAGGAGTGCATTGGGTATTTGATGCTTTTGCTCCAGATTGTACAGGCAATCCCGACCTCGGTCAGAATATTGGTGGTATTCCGCTTGGACTTCAGATTGCTGACGACATCTATGATAGCGGGTTGAATCTATCGACTGTCGGGCCTCGGAATTAA